The Leadbettera azotonutricia ZAS-9 genome has a window encoding:
- a CDS encoding DUF1015 domain-containing protein, which produces MGDIHKRLAALGLKIPEILLPKPGAELEKWAVIACDQFTQDLHYWEKARAIARDAPSCLNLIFPEAYLGDGRPDSRIQSIHRAMASYMNEGIFAPPRLNCVYIERATPFHPCRRGLVLAVDLDQYDWAPDSRPLIRSTEGTIKERLPPRMDIRRGAPLETPHILLLIDDEEDTLLPSLGELAKNAGSPAPLYDTPLMMDSGSVKGWPLDNEKAWTKLAEGLEKLGGKANLRYGVQDSAPFLYAVGDGNHSLATAKGIWEEYKALHKHEQGYENHPCRWALVELENLYDPGISFEPIHRVLFDTEASAIEAALKKLPGFRYSKKGERYFALEADTAELATVTLQPLLDELAKPTGAAIDYIHGKEELRRLAADASRPAICIELPPIRKNGLFQTVAKNGPLPRKSFSMGEAREKRFYLECRKLFG; this is translated from the coding sequence ATGGGCGATATACACAAAAGATTGGCAGCCCTGGGGCTCAAAATACCTGAGATACTCCTCCCCAAACCTGGGGCAGAGCTTGAAAAGTGGGCGGTCATAGCCTGCGATCAATTCACCCAGGATTTGCATTATTGGGAAAAAGCCCGGGCCATAGCCAGGGATGCCCCCTCCTGCCTCAACCTCATCTTCCCCGAAGCTTATCTTGGAGATGGCCGCCCTGATTCCCGCATACAAAGCATCCATAGGGCCATGGCCTCCTACATGAATGAGGGAATTTTTGCCCCTCCCCGGCTAAACTGCGTCTATATCGAGAGGGCGACCCCCTTCCACCCCTGCCGCAGGGGCCTGGTGCTGGCAGTCGATCTCGACCAATACGACTGGGCGCCTGACAGCCGCCCCCTCATACGCTCCACCGAAGGGACCATCAAGGAAAGGCTCCCCCCCCGCATGGACATACGCCGCGGGGCGCCCCTGGAGACGCCCCACATCCTTCTGCTTATTGATGACGAGGAAGACACCCTCCTCCCCAGCCTGGGGGAATTGGCAAAAAACGCCGGCAGTCCGGCCCCCCTCTACGATACCCCCCTGATGATGGATTCAGGTTCTGTCAAAGGATGGCCATTGGACAACGAAAAAGCCTGGACAAAACTGGCGGAGGGCCTGGAGAAGCTGGGCGGCAAAGCCAACTTGCGTTATGGGGTACAGGACTCTGCCCCCTTCCTTTATGCAGTGGGTGACGGGAACCATTCGCTTGCCACGGCAAAGGGGATTTGGGAAGAGTATAAGGCCCTGCACAAACATGAACAGGGATACGAAAACCACCCCTGCCGCTGGGCTTTGGTAGAGCTGGAAAACCTTTATGATCCGGGCATCAGTTTTGAGCCCATACACCGGGTTCTTTTTGATACTGAAGCTTCGGCGATCGAGGCTGCCCTCAAAAAGCTTCCCGGCTTCAGGTACAGCAAAAAAGGCGAACGCTATTTTGCCCTGGAAGCGGACACTGCGGAACTTGCCACAGTGACCCTTCAGCCCCTGCTGGATGAACTGGCGAAGCCCACAGGAGCGGCCATTGACTACATTCATGGCAAAGAAGAACTGCGCCGCCTTGCCGCCGATGCCAGCCGGCCTGCAATTTGCATAGAGCTCCCGCCCATCCGGAAGAACGGTCTCTTCCAGACAGTGGCGAAAAACGGCCCCTTACCGAGGAAGAGCTTTTCCATGGGGGAAGCTCGGGAAAAACGCTTTTACCTGGAGTGCAGGAAACTATTTGGTTAG
- the rpoN gene encoding RNA polymerase factor sigma-54 — protein MEKNDLSSELDKAAEWNDSFSMQMQRPAINLVQGLTMNAQLLQSIKLMELPIVDLRERIEEEIEKNPALEITEDRSTVSIDDTAKHRKEEFDYFEATSDSGFVSRGGEEAADEQHRFIEGSLSRSETLQEHLLWQLRLAPVDAEIRRIGERIVQNLNEDGFHKEPLDLLLKTENPKKISRALKLVQSLDPQGCAVCNYQESLRVQIGLLPDQPEGIIEALDHLEILERGKIAEAAKILNRTEDEVKNIFERIKDLSPFPGRGFSSADTRYVVPDVRVIKKDEEFDIIINEEEIPVLGINPFFMKISGTKDSRETRDFARENIREARWFIQSINDRNHTLLKVTRAIVVFQRDFFVNGPRHIAPLTQRDIARELGLNESTISRTANGKYVETEWGIFELRHFFTNSISGVGSGGSKHSKAGVMELIREMVQGEGKGFSDQELADLLARRGIPLARRTVAKYRKELDLGSSYTR, from the coding sequence ATGGAAAAAAACGACCTGTCAAGCGAGCTTGACAAAGCTGCGGAGTGGAATGATAGTTTTAGTATGCAAATGCAGCGTCCAGCAATCAACTTGGTACAGGGTCTCACAATGAACGCCCAGCTCCTCCAGTCTATCAAGCTGATGGAGCTTCCCATTGTGGATCTCAGGGAAAGGATAGAGGAAGAGATTGAGAAGAACCCCGCCCTGGAGATAACGGAAGACCGCTCAACTGTGTCCATAGACGATACCGCAAAACACCGCAAGGAAGAATTCGACTATTTTGAGGCTACTTCGGACTCGGGCTTTGTGAGCCGGGGGGGAGAGGAGGCTGCCGACGAGCAGCACCGCTTCATCGAAGGGTCGCTTTCTCGTTCCGAAACCCTCCAGGAGCATCTGCTCTGGCAGCTCAGGCTCGCGCCGGTGGATGCTGAAATACGCCGCATCGGGGAGAGGATCGTTCAAAACCTGAACGAAGACGGCTTCCACAAAGAGCCTTTGGACTTGCTCCTTAAAACTGAAAATCCCAAAAAGATAAGCCGTGCTCTCAAGCTGGTGCAGTCCCTTGATCCCCAGGGCTGCGCTGTTTGCAATTATCAGGAATCCCTCAGGGTGCAGATTGGTTTGCTCCCGGACCAGCCTGAGGGCATCATCGAAGCCCTGGATCACCTTGAAATCCTTGAGCGGGGCAAGATAGCCGAGGCGGCGAAAATACTGAACCGCACCGAGGACGAGGTCAAAAACATTTTTGAGCGCATCAAGGATCTGTCGCCTTTTCCCGGCAGGGGCTTTTCCTCCGCCGATACCCGTTACGTGGTTCCCGATGTGAGGGTGATCAAAAAGGACGAAGAGTTTGATATCATCATCAACGAGGAAGAGATCCCCGTGCTGGGCATCAATCCTTTCTTTATGAAGATCTCCGGCACAAAGGACTCGAGGGAGACCAGGGATTTTGCCCGGGAGAATATCAGGGAAGCCCGCTGGTTCATCCAGTCAATCAACGACAGGAATCATACTCTCCTCAAGGTCACCAGGGCCATTGTGGTATTCCAGCGGGATTTTTTCGTCAACGGCCCTCGGCACATTGCGCCCCTTACCCAGCGGGACATAGCCCGGGAACTGGGGCTCAACGAGTCCACCATTTCCCGCACGGCCAACGGCAAGTATGTCGAGACCGAGTGGGGCATTTTCGAGCTGAGGCATTTTTTCACCAATTCCATCAGCGGGGTCGGTTCCGGGGGTTCCAAACATTCCAAGGCAGGGGTGATGGAGCTTATCCGCGAAATGGTTCAGGGCGAGGGCAAGGGCTTTTCTGATCAGGAGCTGGCGGATCTTCTTGCCAGGCGGGGCATACCCCTGGCAAGGCGAACAGTCGCCAAATACCGCAAGGAGCTTGATTTAGGATCATCTTACACCCGTTAG
- the hpf gene encoding ribosome hibernation-promoting factor, HPF/YfiA family, producing MNTEIKAVHFSLRDETKEYLDKKIARIHNAENMIVDLLFTLTKDKEFSAEVTVNFRWGVSIHQKETEFELNAAIDKLMDKLDQKIIKEKEKVKDKR from the coding sequence ATGAATACTGAGATCAAGGCTGTGCATTTTTCATTGAGGGACGAAACCAAAGAATACCTGGACAAAAAAATCGCCCGCATCCATAATGCCGAAAACATGATCGTGGATCTTCTCTTTACCCTGACCAAGGATAAGGAATTTTCTGCCGAAGTAACGGTGAATTTCCGCTGGGGCGTTTCCATCCACCAGAAAGAAACCGAGTTTGAGCTTAACGCAGCCATCGACAAGCTGATGGACAAATTGGATCAGAAGATTATTAAGGAGAAGGAAAAGGTTAAGGACAAGAGATAA
- a CDS encoding glutathione peroxidase — protein MNLYDFTVADREGKPISLADYKGKVLLIVNTATKCGLTPQYEGLQKLYETHHAKGFEILDFPCNQFGGQAPGSAEEIAEFCTINFHTTFPQFAKIDVNGDKAAPLFVYLKNQAEETEDEGAAALKERLKGFSSFTGAKDIKWNFSKFLVNRDGKVEAWFFPTYNPEKLSSVIERLL, from the coding sequence ATGAATTTATATGATTTTACGGTAGCAGACCGCGAAGGAAAACCGATTTCTCTTGCCGACTATAAGGGAAAAGTGCTTTTGATTGTGAATACCGCCACCAAATGCGGACTGACGCCGCAATATGAGGGTTTGCAAAAACTATACGAAACCCATCACGCCAAAGGTTTTGAAATCTTGGATTTTCCCTGCAATCAATTTGGCGGACAGGCTCCGGGCAGCGCAGAGGAAATTGCAGAATTTTGTACAATAAATTTTCACACTACTTTCCCGCAGTTTGCCAAGATTGATGTAAATGGTGACAAAGCCGCGCCTCTTTTTGTGTATCTCAAAAATCAGGCTGAAGAAACCGAAGATGAAGGGGCAGCGGCTCTCAAAGAACGGCTCAAAGGATTTTCTTCTTTCACCGGAGCAAAGGACATTAAATGGAATTTTTCCAAATTTCTTGTCAACCGGGACGGCAAAGTGGAAGCATGGTTTTTTCCGACATATAACCCCGAAAAATTGTCGTCTGTAATTGAACGATTACTCTAA
- a CDS encoding MarR family winged helix-turn-helix transcriptional regulator, protein MEQDLLNQMIHSVFRFKQIETAFRAFCPNSRENVSIVEVFVLKGIKDHAFDSGELTIPDMLCISRAAVSQMLGVMEQKGFITRDINKANRRKRLLALTPKGNAVVEEQEQKVMELLSGIVDQFGETKTKQFIKLSNHFMDILEKQKWKCRSAAGS, encoded by the coding sequence GTGGAACAGGATCTTTTAAATCAGATGATTCATTCTGTTTTCCGGTTTAAGCAAATTGAGACAGCTTTTCGGGCTTTCTGTCCGAACTCCAGGGAGAATGTCTCCATAGTGGAAGTTTTCGTATTGAAGGGTATAAAGGACCATGCTTTCGATTCCGGAGAGCTTACAATTCCTGATATGCTCTGCATCAGCCGGGCTGCGGTTTCACAGATGCTGGGGGTCATGGAACAAAAAGGCTTTATCACACGGGATATAAACAAAGCCAATCGAAGAAAACGGCTGCTTGCGCTTACGCCAAAAGGTAATGCGGTTGTTGAAGAACAGGAACAAAAGGTTATGGAATTGCTATCGGGGATTGTTGACCAGTTTGGTGAAACAAAAACAAAACAGTTCATAAAGCTTTCCAACCACTTTATGGACATACTCGAAAAACAAAAATGGAAGTGTAGAAGCGCGGCAGGGAGCTAA
- a CDS encoding nitroreductase family protein, whose protein sequence is MDALKAIETRKSVRGYTGKKVEQEKLEALVKAGTGAPKFGNFHISVITKAELLKEIDEKALANMRAMGGFAKERAEIEGYHALYGAPVLFLISGPASPYSGVNAACAAANITVAATALDLASCYIGSAAVAFKDNPPLAKKAGIPEGFSPVCGVLIGYAGEDKFSQAPAFSVGVGYVQ, encoded by the coding sequence ATGGATGCACTAAAGGCGATTGAAACCAGAAAAAGTGTCCGGGGCTACACCGGAAAAAAAGTTGAACAGGAAAAGCTGGAAGCCCTGGTAAAAGCCGGGACCGGAGCGCCGAAATTCGGGAATTTTCATATTTCAGTAATTACAAAAGCTGAACTGCTGAAAGAAATTGATGAAAAAGCCCTGGCCAACATGAGGGCTATGGGGGGCTTTGCCAAAGAACGGGCCGAGATTGAGGGCTATCATGCCCTTTACGGCGCTCCTGTCCTGTTTCTGATTTCCGGCCCGGCATCTCCCTATAGCGGAGTAAATGCAGCCTGCGCCGCCGCGAATATCACTGTGGCTGCCACCGCTTTGGATCTCGCTTCCTGCTATATTGGGTCCGCCGCCGTGGCCTTTAAGGATAACCCGCCGCTGGCCAAAAAAGCCGGAATACCGGAAGGGTTTTCCCCTGTCTGCGGAGTACTGATTGGCTATGCGGGGGAGGACAAGTTTTCCCAAGCCCCGGCTTTTTCGGTAGGCGTAGGTTATGTTCAATGA
- the uvrC gene encoding excinuclease ABC subunit UvrC: protein MSSTGTQEIFDSLKAAARAAPQEPGVYIWRDEESRIIYVGKAKSLRNRLSSYFAGGKDVKTTHLIRHAKSIETIIVSSEYEALLLENTLIKQHSPKYNINLKDGKTYPVIRITAEAYPRIFRTRHIVDDGSLYFGPYSNIQAVDKLLDLVEKLFPLRKCRSLKKRSSPCMYYHIDRCMAPCCGKISEEDYRIQVERVRKLLAGETEALTADLTARMKDAAASLKFEEAARLRNAVRAVEDLSEPSSVEDHDPDARDYIAWAAEGIFTTFSVFSMREGRMTGRDLFSSRSAAEENEALETFLITYYSPGRTPPPKIFLQSLSQENGEKIKPVELSSWFKEQFGYEPELLIPDDDEQRSRHHSAALAMARQNAQEELRRRLKERGAGPALDELRQALGLHSRPERIEGFDIAQLDGKHPVASLISFKNGVPDRKNYRYFKLRTVVGIVDDFAAMREAVHRRYSRLLKEGSDSGSTELPDLVLIDGGIGQVNAARGVMDELGMECDVAGLAKRDEEIWLPHAKEPIRLSKRSEALKVLQFVRDETHRFATGLNQKLRSKDLFLPALETVEGIGPKRAAAIMKVFGSLERIAAASPEEIAEKCSIPETPARAVRASAKLALQDQKAAKKRLAPGKAPTSRGKAGYGKAGSVKNSAASLAEEAFAAEEAPEYGKEG from the coding sequence ATGAGCAGTACAGGAACGCAGGAAATTTTTGACAGTCTCAAAGCGGCAGCCAGGGCAGCTCCCCAGGAGCCGGGGGTCTATATCTGGAGGGATGAAGAAAGCCGCATTATCTACGTGGGCAAAGCCAAGTCCCTGCGAAACCGGCTGAGTTCATACTTCGCAGGGGGTAAGGATGTCAAAACCACCCACCTCATACGCCACGCAAAATCCATAGAGACCATTATCGTCTCCAGCGAGTACGAGGCCCTGCTCCTGGAAAACACCCTCATCAAGCAGCACAGCCCCAAATACAACATCAACCTCAAAGACGGCAAGACCTACCCGGTGATACGGATCACTGCCGAAGCTTACCCCCGCATATTCCGCACCCGCCACATCGTGGACGACGGCAGCCTCTACTTCGGCCCTTACTCCAACATTCAAGCTGTAGACAAACTTTTGGATCTAGTAGAAAAACTCTTCCCTCTGCGAAAATGCAGGTCTCTCAAAAAGCGAAGCAGCCCCTGCATGTACTACCACATAGACCGCTGCATGGCCCCCTGCTGCGGGAAGATCAGCGAAGAGGATTACAGGATTCAGGTCGAACGGGTGCGCAAACTCCTTGCGGGGGAAACCGAGGCCCTTACAGCCGACCTGACTGCCAGGATGAAGGACGCAGCTGCATCCCTTAAATTCGAAGAGGCTGCCAGATTGAGGAACGCTGTCAGGGCAGTGGAAGATCTGTCCGAACCCAGCTCCGTTGAGGATCACGATCCCGATGCCAGGGACTACATTGCCTGGGCAGCCGAAGGCATCTTTACCACCTTCTCGGTTTTTTCCATGAGGGAAGGCCGCATGACCGGAAGGGATCTTTTCAGCTCCCGCTCCGCCGCCGAAGAAAACGAGGCCCTGGAAACTTTTTTAATCACTTATTACAGCCCCGGCAGGACACCGCCTCCGAAAATTTTCCTCCAATCCCTTAGCCAGGAGAATGGCGAAAAGATTAAGCCTGTGGAGCTTTCTTCCTGGTTTAAAGAGCAGTTCGGCTATGAGCCTGAACTCCTCATCCCGGATGATGATGAACAGCGGTCGCGGCATCACAGCGCCGCCCTTGCCATGGCCCGCCAGAACGCCCAGGAAGAGCTGAGGCGGCGGCTCAAGGAGCGCGGCGCAGGCCCTGCCCTGGATGAACTGCGCCAGGCTCTGGGTCTGCATAGCCGGCCCGAACGCATCGAGGGTTTTGACATAGCCCAGCTGGACGGCAAACACCCCGTGGCCTCCCTCATCTCGTTTAAGAACGGCGTCCCGGATCGCAAGAACTACCGTTACTTCAAGCTCCGCACCGTGGTGGGCATAGTGGATGATTTCGCCGCCATGCGGGAAGCAGTGCACCGCCGCTACTCCCGGCTTCTCAAGGAAGGCTCTGATTCCGGCTCAACCGAGCTGCCCGACCTGGTGCTCATCGACGGCGGCATAGGCCAGGTGAACGCTGCCCGTGGCGTAATGGACGAGCTGGGCATGGAATGCGATGTGGCGGGCCTTGCAAAACGGGACGAGGAAATCTGGCTCCCCCATGCAAAAGAACCCATACGCCTCTCAAAGCGATCCGAAGCCCTCAAGGTGCTTCAATTCGTCCGCGACGAGACCCACCGTTTTGCCACAGGCTTAAACCAGAAACTCCGCTCAAAAGATCTATTCCTGCCCGCACTGGAAACAGTGGAAGGCATAGGCCCCAAACGCGCCGCCGCTATCATGAAAGTATTCGGCAGCCTCGAACGCATAGCGGCAGCCAGCCCCGAAGAAATCGCCGAAAAGTGCAGTATCCCCGAAACCCCCGCCAGGGCGGTGAGGGCTTCCGCAAAACTGGCCCTGCAAGATCAGAAGGCCGCCAAAAAACGCCTCGCACCAGGCAAGGCGCCGACATCCCGAGGCAAAGCCGGTTACGGCAAAGCGGGCAGCGTCAAAAACAGCGCAGCCTCCCTGGCGGAAGAAGCCTTCGCCGCCGAGGAAGCGCCGGAGTATGGGAAAGAGGGATAG
- a CDS encoding DUF2284 domain-containing protein, translating into MKEQFEEALRGKAWEWGVVSTGDLIFSPELHKACEQNVCGNYNKNWGCPPGNGTLEELKAKILAFPKAMVFTTKYDLEDSFDFEGMEVAGEAHRKLTVEMMERFGKTNPVYGAGCCTVCKECSYPEPCRFPGKAVSAVEAAGISVGDLSRTAGVKYNNGESTVTYFSMLLFNE; encoded by the coding sequence ATGAAGGAACAGTTTGAGGAAGCCCTCCGGGGCAAAGCCTGGGAATGGGGCGTGGTTTCCACAGGGGATCTTATTTTTTCCCCTGAGCTTCATAAAGCCTGCGAGCAGAATGTCTGCGGCAATTACAACAAGAACTGGGGCTGCCCTCCGGGGAACGGCACTTTGGAAGAACTGAAGGCAAAGATCCTGGCATTCCCCAAGGCCATGGTATTCACCACCAAATACGACCTGGAGGATTCTTTCGATTTTGAAGGTATGGAAGTTGCCGGAGAAGCCCACCGCAAGCTCACCGTGGAGATGATGGAGCGTTTCGGCAAAACCAACCCTGTCTATGGCGCGGGCTGCTGTACCGTCTGCAAAGAATGTTCCTACCCCGAGCCCTGCCGATTTCCGGGCAAGGCGGTTTCGGCGGTGGAAGCCGCGGGTATCAGCGTGGGGGATCTCAGCCGAACCGCAGGGGTCAAGTACAACAACGGGGAGTCCACGGTCACCTACTTCTCCATGCTCCTCTTCAACGAATAG
- a CDS encoding corrinoid protein, translating into MSDAVFEEISGLLQKGKAKDIVVAVQKALDDGVPAGDILEKGLISGMGIIGGKFKNGEVFVPEVLVAARAMNHASVVLKPALAKAGVQPVGKAIICTVKGDLHDIGKNLVKMMIEGNGIEAVDLGVDIAPDKVVEAVKTSGAKVLCLSALLTTTMLAQKDVIDALKTAGLRDKVKIMVGGAPVTQSYADEIGADAYCPDAASAAEVCRSFY; encoded by the coding sequence ATGAGCGACGCAGTATTTGAAGAGATTTCCGGTCTGCTGCAGAAGGGAAAAGCCAAAGACATTGTCGTAGCGGTTCAGAAAGCCCTGGACGACGGGGTTCCCGCAGGGGACATCCTGGAAAAGGGCCTCATCTCCGGCATGGGCATCATTGGCGGCAAGTTCAAGAATGGCGAAGTGTTCGTTCCTGAAGTCCTGGTAGCTGCCCGCGCCATGAACCATGCCTCGGTAGTGCTCAAGCCTGCCCTTGCAAAAGCCGGCGTTCAGCCTGTAGGCAAAGCCATCATCTGCACCGTGAAGGGCGACCTCCACGACATCGGCAAGAACCTGGTCAAAATGATGATCGAAGGCAACGGCATCGAAGCCGTGGACCTCGGCGTGGACATTGCCCCCGACAAGGTCGTGGAAGCGGTGAAGACCTCCGGCGCAAAGGTGCTCTGTCTTTCGGCCCTGCTCACCACCACCATGCTGGCCCAGAAAGATGTCATTGACGCCCTCAAAACTGCCGGCCTCAGGGACAAGGTGAAGATCATGGTTGGCGGCGCCCCCGTTACCCAGAGCTATGCCGACGAAATCGGCGCGGACGCCTATTGCCCCGACGCTGCCAGCGCCGCAGAAGTCTGCCGCTCTTTTTATTGA
- a CDS encoding ASKHA domain-containing protein codes for MKICIYNSDLVFEALEGETILSAFGKNGFSIAAPCGGRHICGKCKVRIISGSVLGDVPDMEGLVLACQAVPETDLTIALLHEANTYDGGAYQDLASNPSTTETVSIKRAGVALDIGTTTVSARLVDLDTGSELDTYSALNAQKVFGADVMSRIGAARSGKTAELFNVINRQTQEILSGFISKFSLPKIETLTVAANTTMLHLFANTDPSSMGEVPFTPVFLEEKIYAGKDLALSADKVILLPSISSFIGGDIVSGLGEIDILKAQETTFFIDIGTNGEMALFHQGKIYCASAAAGPALEGAEISCGTGSIRGAINKVEWTEGKLSFTTIGGAAPVGLCGCGLIDAMALMLDREIIDETGAFSDDDREEFQIAGSIALVNRDVRQYQLAKSAILSAIKILFNHAGLELSEIKNVFVAGGLGFYIDQKTAVRTGLLPDEFLNHITVSGNTSLRGAVKALLDPRFMDYCQKIIAISSTLDLASDPAFMDAFAENMLFPM; via the coding sequence ATGAAAATTTGTATCTATAATAGTGATTTGGTTTTCGAGGCTCTGGAGGGGGAAACCATTCTTTCCGCCTTTGGGAAGAACGGCTTCTCCATTGCGGCCCCTTGCGGCGGCCGTCATATCTGCGGCAAGTGCAAGGTCAGGATCATATCGGGCAGCGTCCTGGGCGATGTTCCCGATATGGAAGGGTTGGTTCTGGCCTGCCAGGCCGTCCCCGAAACCGATTTGACCATAGCCCTCCTGCACGAAGCCAATACCTACGACGGCGGGGCTTATCAGGATCTTGCATCCAATCCAAGCACAACGGAAACTGTTTCCATAAAACGCGCCGGCGTGGCCCTGGACATAGGGACGACCACGGTCTCCGCCCGGCTTGTGGATTTGGACACGGGTTCGGAGCTGGATACCTATTCTGCCCTGAACGCGCAAAAAGTTTTCGGCGCTGATGTGATGAGCCGTATAGGCGCTGCCCGCTCGGGCAAGACCGCCGAACTCTTCAATGTGATCAACCGCCAAACCCAGGAAATACTTTCGGGCTTTATCAGTAAATTCTCCCTCCCTAAAATTGAAACTTTAACGGTGGCGGCCAACACGACCATGCTCCACCTGTTTGCGAATACCGATCCTTCTTCCATGGGGGAAGTTCCTTTTACGCCGGTGTTCCTGGAAGAAAAAATCTACGCCGGAAAGGATCTTGCTCTTTCGGCGGATAAGGTGATACTCCTCCCCTCGATTTCCTCCTTCATAGGAGGCGATATTGTTTCGGGCCTTGGAGAGATAGATATACTCAAGGCACAAGAAACCACTTTTTTTATTGATATCGGCACCAATGGCGAAATGGCGCTTTTTCACCAGGGAAAGATTTACTGCGCCTCGGCAGCTGCGGGCCCTGCCCTTGAAGGGGCGGAAATTTCCTGCGGTACCGGGAGCATCAGGGGCGCCATCAATAAAGTCGAATGGACTGAGGGCAAGCTGAGCTTCACCACCATAGGCGGCGCGGCGCCTGTGGGCCTTTGCGGCTGCGGCCTCATTGACGCCATGGCGCTTATGCTGGATCGGGAAATTATCGACGAGACCGGCGCTTTTTCTGATGACGATAGGGAAGAATTTCAAATTGCCGGCAGCATTGCGCTTGTCAACAGGGATGTGCGGCAATATCAGCTTGCAAAGAGCGCCATACTTTCAGCCATAAAAATACTTTTCAACCATGCGGGCCTTGAGCTTTCGGAAATCAAGAATGTGTTTGTCGCAGGGGGCCTGGGCTTTTATATCGATCAAAAAACCGCAGTCAGGACCGGGCTTCTGCCTGACGAATTTTTAAACCATATTACAGTCTCCGGGAATACCAGCCTCAGGGGGGCGGTTAAGGCCCTCCTTGATCCGCGCTTTATGGATTACTGCCAAAAAATCATTGCAATTTCCAGCACCTTAGACCTGGCTTCCGACCCGGCCTTTATGGACGCATTCGCGGAGAACATGCTTTTTCCCATGTAG
- a CDS encoding AAA family ATPase: MTYCIALAGKGGTGKTTVSGLFIDHLVKAGKGPILAVDADANSNLNEVLGIKKEVSLGDIREEIAKGEWAEKNPIPTGMSKSEYADFRFNSAVVEEDDFDMLVMGRTQGKGCYCYVNDLLRDQIQRYYKNYKYMIVDNEAGLEHISRGILPPVDLILLVSDCSRRGIQAAGRIAEMIGELDMQVKNVHLIVNRAPQGKLEPGILEEIEAQKLSLIGVMPQDDLVYQYDAAGKPLITLPEDSPIKAALGEIIAKLNI; this comes from the coding sequence ATGACATACTGCATCGCTTTGGCCGGCAAGGGTGGAACCGGCAAGACCACGGTTTCGGGCCTTTTTATTGATCACCTGGTAAAAGCCGGAAAAGGGCCGATACTTGCGGTGGACGCCGATGCCAATTCCAATCTTAACGAAGTGCTGGGCATAAAAAAAGAAGTCAGCCTTGGGGATATACGCGAAGAAATCGCCAAAGGCGAATGGGCCGAAAAAAATCCTATACCCACAGGTATGTCCAAATCGGAATACGCTGACTTTCGTTTCAATTCCGCTGTTGTTGAAGAGGACGATTTTGACATGCTCGTCATGGGCCGCACCCAGGGCAAGGGCTGTTACTGTTATGTAAACGATTTGCTGCGGGATCAAATCCAGCGTTATTACAAAAACTACAAATACATGATAGTCGATAACGAGGCGGGCCTTGAGCACATAAGCAGGGGCATTTTGCCTCCCGTGGATTTAATACTATTGGTGAGCGATTGTTCCCGCCGGGGCATACAGGCTGCGGGCCGCATTGCCGAGATGATAGGCGAGCTGGATATGCAGGTAAAGAACGTCCACCTCATCGTGAACCGCGCCCCGCAAGGCAAGCTTGAGCCGGGCATACTCGAAGAGATAGAAGCCCAGAAGCTTTCGCTCATCGGGGTCATGCCCCAGGACGATTTGGTGTATCAGTACGATGCGGCAGGCAAGCCTCTCATCACCCTGCCCGAAGATTCTCCCATAAAAGCGGCTTTGGGAGAAATAATCGCAAAACTGAATATCTGA